The sequence below is a genomic window from Chryseobacterium foetidum.
GGAGCAGTTTTCACAGCTTTTCCACTGTTGTCGATTGCAATCTTTCCTGGACTTACCGAATTCGGATCGATATTGATGGTCTGTCCTCCGTTGACATTGATATTTTGATTTGAAGGAGCTGCACCTGGAGCCGGAGCCGAATTTAAAGGCTGACCAACAGGGATTTCACAACGGTGACCAGGTTGACCGTGAGCAGGATTCAACATTCCCGCAGGTGCAGAAACTTGCTGTACACCCTGTGGCATTGCAGTATTGGTTGCTACACCTGCCTGATTCATCAAAGAAGCTTTTGGAGCATTACTAAGTCCCGCAGTAGGTTGCGGATTTCCATTTTCGTCTTTAAGATAAGTTGGTTTTTCATCTTTTTTACAGGATACTGCCAAAAATGTTGCTGAAAATAATGCTAAAAATATATTTTTCATAGGTTGATATCTGTTGTTTAAAGATTCAGTTTCAAATCCTTTGGAAACAAAATTAGCAAAACATTTCGAAATGCTTTGCCAATTTATATTTAAAATTCTTTAAAAAACCTTTAGTTTTTCACTAAAAGTCTGAAACCTTCCCCGTGAACATTGATAATTTCTAAACCATCGTCGTCTTTCAGCAGTTTACGAAGTTTGGCAATGTATACATCCATACTTCTAGCGGTAAAGTAGTTTTCTTTTTTCCAGATTTTTCTCAGTGCCAAATCTCTTGGCATAAAGTCGTTTCTGTGAAGACAAAGCAATTTCAGAAGCTCGTTTTCCTTTGGAGAAAGCTTATATTCGTTATCGCCCACTCTTAACTGTCTCAACATAGAGTCGAAGAAGATATTGCTGATTTTAAATTGCTCCTGCTCTTCATTTTCCAGCGTGGAACTTCTCTGAAGAATCGCTTTAATTTTATACAAAAGCAACTCAGTATCAAATGGTTTTGTGATATAATCGTCTGCACCCAACTGGTAGCCTTTCAAAATATCTTCACGCATATTTCTTGCAGTAAGG
It includes:
- a CDS encoding response regulator transcription factor, yielding MSNRILLVEDDQSFGAVLKDYLTINNFEVTLAIDGEQGLKEFTENEFDICIFDVMMPKKDGFSLAEDVKKIDKNTPIIFLTARNMREDILKGYQLGADDYITKPFDTELLLYKIKAILQRSSTLENEEQEQFKISNIFFDSMLRQLRVGDNEYKLSPKENELLKLLCLHRNDFMPRDLALRKIWKKENYFTARSMDVYIAKLRKLLKDDDGLEIINVHGEGFRLLVKN